A genomic stretch from Setaria viridis chromosome 1, Setaria_viridis_v4.0, whole genome shotgun sequence includes:
- the LOC140221657 gene encoding zinc finger BED domain-containing protein RICESLEEPER 2-like, with amino-acid sequence MSTLIPKFVGYLGPDPEPLDSDSNSDKTLVGLLHQRCACHIINLIVKSSLKRIKAYLEAFRTAISFLNSSNQRIAAFHNFCIVKGVHPRKFGLDMDVRWNSTYLMLKHLLPYKTVFSVFISDHYVHNGQPLLTENHWVIAEKILLFLEMFYDSTVALSGVYYPTSPLMLHHIIEIADHLHGQDSDPLLRNIVVPMKLKFLKYWQNIPLLYSFAFILDPRAKLVLITLLISLSLTGRVIEERRRQLLPETVEMLTCLKDCELGDARAQHDVEKEVNELEETYKSLYPDMDESQAS; translated from the exons ATgtccacacttattcccaaatttgttggttatctaggtccagatcctgaacctcttgattctgattctAATTCTGATAAAACACTTGTTGGTCTTTTGCATCAACGCTGTGCATGTCATATTATCAATCTCATAGTCAAGTCTAGTTTGAAGAGGATCAAGGCTTATCTTGAGGCTTTTAGGACTGCAATCTCTTTTTTGAACTCTTCTAATCAACGCATTGCAGCTTTCCATAACTTCTGCATTGTCAAGGGGGTACACCCTCGTAAGTTTGGTTTAGATATGGATGTGAGatggaattctacatatctcatgctcaaacatCTACTACCTTATAAGACTGTCTTTTCTGTCTTTATTTCTGATCATTATGTGCACAATGGCCAGCCACTTCTGACTGAAAATCATTGGGTAATTGCTGAGAAAATTTTGCTATTCCTTGAAATGTTTTATGATTCCACTGTTGCTTTATCTGGTGTTTATTATCCAACAAGtcctttgatgttgcatcatattattgagATTGCTGACCATTTGCATGGCCAAGATTCTGATCCATTGCTCAGAAATATTGTTGTTCCCATGAAGCTTAAGTTTCTCAAGTATTGgcagaacatacctctgttgtattcctttgcattcattttggatcctagagccaag TTGGTGTTGATTACTCTTCTTATTTCACTGAG TCTAACTGGCAGGGTGATTGAGGAGCGGCGCCGACAGTTGTTGCCGGAGACGGTGGAGATGCTAACCTGCCTCAAGGATTGTGAGTTGGGAGATGCAAGGGCCCAACATGATGTTGAGAAGGAGGTCAATGAACTGGAGGAAACTTACAAAAGCCTCTACCCAGACATGGATGAAAGCCAAGCTAGTTAG